Proteins from a genomic interval of Zingiber officinale cultivar Zhangliang chromosome 2A, Zo_v1.1, whole genome shotgun sequence:
- the LOC122040075 gene encoding uncharacterized protein LOC122040075: MEQSKQIGDEEAEAQRPKPEVTDEEVDEFFSILRRVHAISKTFAGKGSGTMAGAEETNTKAAKRKKPARQRADVEGRKATSRWRPTFILEDFRVAGEADAAASSETADLTLDLDSEAVSEDVRSIESVVGSVDFEDSSPIDRIHICHDTINIIP; encoded by the coding sequence ATGGAGCAGAGCAAGCAAATAGGAGATGAAGAGGCGGAGGCGCAGCGGCCTAAGCCTGAGGTCACCGATGAGGAGGTGGACGAATTCTTCTCCATTCTCCGTCGGGTGCACGCCATATCCAAGACCTTCGCCGGAAAAGGCAGTGGTACCATGGCCGGAGCAGAGGAGACGAACACAAAGGCCGCGAAGAGGAAGAAACCGGCGAGGCAGAGGGCGGATGTGGAGGGGAGGAAGGCGACGTCTAGGTGGCGGCCGACGTTCATCTTGGAGGACTTTCGGGTCGCCGGCGAGGCCGACGCCGCCGCTAGCTCGGAGACAGCGGATCTGACTCTGGATTTGGACTCGGAAGCCGTCTCCGAAGACGTACGGTCGATAGAGAGCGTCGTCGGTAGCGTTGACTTTGAAGATAGCTCTCCGATAGATCGTATTCATATCTGCCATGACACAATCAATATAATTCCTTAA